In one window of Arctopsyche grandis isolate Sample6627 chromosome 6, ASM5162203v2, whole genome shotgun sequence DNA:
- the bark gene encoding C-type lectin domain-containing protein bark beetle, with amino-acid sequence MALLRKNNSQYGDTKHKWRTLPPLLLLLLLFVHFTLGQFTEPEYTTDPYLVTVKTPQYTELPGGFVTDGQMLWTVGKSPYLLREDLVIERDGELVVEPGVEVRFGPMVGITVRGKITAIGHENEKIVFTSADEPSMPAKAIPDIRLVDGPSILAGRVQIMHKQEWRSVCTNSRNWTRFDMETACRQLGFHGGKFYNWIDRQAYKKPRLLYEEPKCRGTESEITQCDWKSRQLGAGVCDYHPDLGIECSPIHETNERIQTMKHWRGIRFEKAPSERVLTQSNTLYIPTSMSTLTHVVMKYAGVGRNNNATSALDVYGVPPIMNNLEIINSAYNGINITSPNAPIKINNCTIRNNRGYGIAINSTYGLAQIENCVISENGADGVKYVVHEINPDEKHDRTDIYDFCTLPTTSSQIYPIQFSVEQSKYVNVEKDCSKYFFTRPGHVLTLNFIKILMDRNDSAVISVYDGNSANDKLLGSFLLKNHTRPQSISSTYNKMFVKYHAETKSNILGFLRLSSGLSKTYDLNVKGSVISDNNGRGVAIENLRSQVHIHQTSISNNNHVAGLHIVSGVGDVNVTESRISYNTGDGINITYSGGNRNISYSTLSSNLGYGIAVWLNDSKETEYIHFNQTTAIQYSEIFKNLQIGVLHGNYCGENWINITGNWFNNSLENAVEITSCWYESKENELMNLQIGHNMFIQSQKISITIQPVLNINGKIEYNHFESGKFGAIFLKNLIENRLHDAFDILPVNMLIQHNQFSLNKGTFVVNLGLSPYSHVQKVLFTRNFLRENKIKEPFEIMEVQNRLTPRSRVAAPVVVSSSNVEVFRNILHNSESNYEIGSHLEDQSKIINCTFNWLGFSEESEIYKRIFHRKDRYNLAKIEYLPYLLHSSNPAASQINYNSMYVPLFYVQGSNIVGGEVDGSETLKPGEYTVDKDINIRPGGRLTLKPGVKLNFPPAIGIMVAGKLDARGKSPNDITFTLKQEIVMTNDNATYETDTEQYESETPAVEVEPVVPIRLLGGKTVNEGRLQVRINGRWGTVCDYHWSIINAALVCHQLGLVLNPDDWFMERSQIPNAGTTEDVILSNVECTEFDNDITKCKAENTDDFENSCTHEQDVGVKCYDVSWAGLRFGVLAERANLQFINVEKAGLLDYATNTFKPALQIDFARHSLESVRISDNFQDGLGILYSDLYSADAVNTVKNSEFSNNKGNGISFKQLGLKIHNSVIENNNLAGIYHDQRLTGLQQRELAGWFNMAPDFNIADSNYHPIMIPDYATDISLENGETRYIVTTKLLGTDIKKVYNIRCNPGYVIGIQLLNPIHNYSTESISIYDSQNMNTQSDTWNLKRDLSVFPTTSNSFSIVLTYESGKDAHGGVVLIVSTVLAPVQDVKNKIVKGATPTLTVVSTKIKGNSKGVHLLYYNRYLNEIGEHFLRKANESLVFVNCEIAHNKDEAIFIHTPLWDIHESNVSEITIMINNSLITDNGRGIYQFSRDLRSSNNLYHYVLQDNSIERNHFGGFEVNLPYVWQYNENFTHSIYSDNNTWRLNNLFGVVIDGHFCSVNITKNLFSDNMCKSGLISIRGMEKSMKISRNKIERNNGRYMVEFKADSQSEILGEVKAVFNYNEVRFNKFVSIFSRGSHQVMAEPTYVVGFDGIQKVKIRHNLFGNNGLDYNLVAGILTAKINNYLDATENYWGSADDVAIKKSIFDFDDWNNHAVAKYLPYLLEDSFDSGLSMSFDETNTVNMESLGGRLQKNITIYKKDTPYIIKSDITIMSGSTLTIHPGVVMEFMPNVGILVLGTLVAQGRPGYEIIMRPFTNPGNIESSHIEKRQTLYHSSNERNSLHKSKRQLENLIVQDSIRLCTGRNCSINEYVINKTHEGFLEYYNHTTLQWVPMCDKRFTERNAQVVCRELGYDPINAYFDHDYRIEFHSNSLSRVWSWPEPLQCKGTESHYDDCPVRLNGQLYGHRHECKWNSKYVFIHCGMRNLDSNQEYWGGVRFANSEFEYNLYEHRIHDVHTHDTVKKIESIMEHVRIIGAGVLHNEKSPAIQSILKTPKINFVNITKSAYHGIDLFSPSDNVNLMFNEVRDSLGVGTNIITLTGEGRESDESSFTPLKSLNLPYNLFSVIDICDNSKEITIEERVLIYYKYDNNPVNCVKIINSMYRVKPFGLRFLQFNLFNHSEIYGKHDSITLYDGDIYNVSAPVIAHLENGSPLEKKLFKSTGPSISIKMFTNGASSIHGFIAEIVTLPISAIGFSRDVQHNISFGVYDNNRQGAINYHSVGEVNPIITMDKNQFINNCEKLYGNFSTCQASVYFDIQNTQTLFFRSNLLRSNEGGLFIRADSRGSATSLKGWIHNNLFYDNHNLPALQIEGRQSSPYQEVIIYRNYFTRNKTPFKDVIVLRQVVSNFTMNYVHSNIGQRILEVSGFDKVRLPIYQTTSHNGFYRNYALDVEGRATVVAGTAGQHYVHNIFFNPDNDYEMITVNKSLFIDTNPNTMSNLDLWRTRIDASHNYWSYNETYAVSGRIRDRSDNPELLEVEFQPFYMNNKTVLNGKCPPGWDLVGDTCYMYVGAPMSFHEARQFCSSDNASLPYVSSNHFALWQFLRMQNQWYEYGDKVWVQHIDHITKCTVFTFRSIEVDDCQRKNPFICEIDPKIVIDPLSWTDDTVTIAVIGVLGAAIIFIAAAIACWYTKSKHRHVQRLERRNSIRQSLHSVRSIASMNGGFSDSSYRRKGPLSTRSTDTLTKNSDYKKMLSSSYSMDSVEKSQFNSSLDDNQSYDVYEAHNPNPMTAKPVQHSTFKRESPKYSLPITNSNPMFELSFRNDGFKDNFTLPSQNPSMNTLLTEETPIIHHREGDFSQDTTFRDEDTMTPHSDLQYYNSDTLPLRSNIGKSDDTLDIKQEIDDDNKYMYNNQYGAPMYGEQPKLSFLKELKHRRPEAPPKPQAQPTSFGQRKNIAGDRFYEDNLPSPPLPSHYESLNSNNNHAPKPVPFNGNGDVDHTRGMPKSRSKSEALLETNFDIDENEENGNAYNPITEASRSKSQPLETSM; translated from the exons ATGGCCCTTCTAAGGAAAAACAATAGCCAATATGGAGACACCAAACACAAGTGGCGGACACTGCCTCCgttgttgttgctgctgctgctgttcgTCCATTTCACTCTCGGCCAGTTCACGGAGCCGGAATACACTACAGATCCTTATCTGGTCACTGTAAAGACTCCACAGTATACGGAATTACCTGGTGGCTTCGTCACAGATGGCCAGATGCTGTGGACTGTTGGGAAAAGTCCTTATTTGCTGAGGGAGGACTTGGTCATAGAGAGAGATGGAGAGCTGGTAGTGGAACCTGGGGTTGAAGTTCGCTTCGGTCCCATGGTCGGCATCACAGTCCGGGGCAAGATCACAGCCATC GggcatgaaaatgaaaaaattgtattcacaaGTGCTGACGAGCCTTCAATGCCAGCTAAAGCGATACCTGATATTCGATTAGTTGATGGACCATCAATTTTAGCAGGCAGAGTTCAAATTATGCACAAACAAGAGTGGAGATCAGTCTGTACTAATTCCAGGAA cTGGACAAGATTTGATATGGAAACAGCATGCCGGCAACTTGGATTTCACGGaggtaaattttacaattggATTGACAGGCAAGCTTACAAAAAACCGCGATTACTGTACGAAGAGCCAAAATGTAGAGGTACCGAATCAGAAATAACACAGTGCGATTGGAAATCAAGACAACTTGGCGCTGGAGTATGCGATTATCATCCAGATTTAGGTATAGAGTGTTCACCGATCCATGAAACCAACGAACGCATTCAAACAATGAAGCACTGGAGAGGAATTCGATTCGAAAAAGCACCATCTGAAAGAGTCCTAACGCAGTCCAACACTCTATACATCCCTACGTCGATGTCAACACTCACCCATGTTGTAATGAAGTATGCCGGAGTAGGAAGAAATAATAATGCCACAAGTGCCTTGGACGTATATGGCGTACCTCCAATTATGAACAatttagaaattattaattcaGCTTACAATGGAATTAATATTACATCTCCAAACGCaccaattaaaataaacaactgTACAATACGCAACAACAGAGGCTACGGCATTGCTATAAATTCGACATATGGATTGGCACAAATTGAAAATTGCGTTATAAGTGAAAATGGTGCAGATGGTGTTAAATATGTCGTACATGAAATCAATCCAGATGAAAAACACGACCGGACTGATATATACGATTTTTGTACATTGCCGACTACATCTAGTCAAATATATCCTATACAATTTTCCGTTGAGCAATCTAAGTATGTGAACGTAGAAAAAGATTGTTCTAAATATTTCTTCACTCGACCAGGACATGTGTTGACTttgaatttcataaaaattcTAATGGATCGAAACGACTCAGCTGTGATATCTGTGTATGATGGCAATTCAGCGAATGATAAATTGCTGGGATCATTTCTGCTCAAAAACCATACGAGACCACAGAGTATATCGAGCacgtataataaaatgtttgtgaAATACCACGCCGAAACGAAGAGTAACATACTAGGATTTTTAAGATTGTCATCTGGTTTGAGCAAGACTTACGATTTGAACGTTAAGGGTAGTGTCATCTCGGATAACAATGGTAGAGGAGTTGCAATAGAAAATCTCCGTTCTCAAGTACACATCCATCAAACTTCAATTTCTAATAACAATCATGTTGCTGGTTTGCATATAGTTAGCGGTGTCGGAGATGTAAACGTCACTGAAAGTAGAATTTCATACAATACCGGAGATGGAATCAATATAACATATTCAGGAGGAAACAGAAACATTTCTTACAGTACACTGAGCTCAAATTTGGGATATGGCATAGCTGTTTGGTTAAACGATAGTAAAGAAACTGAATACATCCATTTTAATCAAACAACTGCCATTCAGTattctgaaatatttaaaaatcttcaAATTGGCGTTCTCCATGGTAATTATTGTGGGGAAAATTGGATCAACATTACTGGAAACTGGTTTAATAATAGTTTGGAAAATGCTGTTGAAATAACGTCGTGTTGGTATGAAAGCAAAGAAAATGAATTAATGAATTTACAAATAGGACACAATATGTTCATCCAAAGTCAAAAAATATCAATCACAATACAACCAGTTCTAAATATCAACGGTAAAATAGAGTATAACCATTTCGAAAGTGGAAAATTTGGTGCTATTTTCCTGAAAAACCTAATTGAAAATAGATTACATGATGCGTTTGATATTTTACCTGTTAATATGCTCATTCAGCACAAccaattttctttaaataaaggAACTTTCGTAGTCAATCTAGGCTTGTCGCCGTACAGTCATGTCCAAAAGGTGCTATTCACTAGAAACTTCTTAagagaaaataaaatcaaagaacCATTTGAAATAATGGAAGTTCAAAACCGATTAACTCCTAGAAGTAGAGTCGCAGCACCTGTCGTCGTCTCATCAAGTAACGTCGAAGTGTTCAGAAACATTTTACATAATTCTGAATCAAATTATGAAATTGGTTCTCATCTAGAAGATcaaagtaaaattataaattgcaCATTCAACTGGCTTGGATTTTCTGAAGAAAGCGAAATATACAAGAGAATTTTTCATCGTAAAGATAGATACAATCTTGCCAAAATAGAATACTTGCCTTATTTATTACACAGTAGTAATCCAGCTGCAtctcaaattaattataattcaatgtATGTGCCATTATTCTATGTACAAGGTTCAAATATAGTTGGAGGAGAAGTGGACGGAAGTGAAACTTTGAAACCCGGAGAATATACCGTCGATAAAGATATCAATATAAGACCAGGGGGAAGGCTAACTTTAAAACCAGGAGTGAAATTAAATTTCCCCCCGGCTATTGGGATTATGGTAGCTGGAAAACTCGATGCTCGTGGCAAATCTCCAAATGATATTACATTCACTTTGAAACAAGAGATTGTTATGACCAATGATAATGCCACATACGAAACCGATACCGAACAGTATGAATCTGAAACTCCGGCTGTGGAAGTTGAGCCTGTTGTACCAATTAGACTCCTTGGAGGTAAAACGGTTAATGAAGGACGGTTACAAGTTCGCATTAACGGTCGATGGGGAACGGTTTGCGATTACCACTGGAGCATAATCAATGCTGCTTTGGTGTGTCATCAACTGGGACTGGTTTTAAATCCCGATGATTGGTTTATGGAAAGAAGTCAAATACCAAATGCTGGAACGACTGAAGATGTCATACTTTCTAATGTTGAGTGCACTGAATTTGACAATGACATCACTAAGTGTAAAGCAGAGAATACAGATGATTTTGAAAATTCTTGTACACATGAACAAGACGTTGGAGTTAAGTGCTACGATGTGTCTTGGGCTGGTTTAAGATTCGGAGTGTTGGCCGAAAGGGCTAATTTGCAGTTTATAAATGTTGAAAAGGCTGGATTATTAGACTATGCAACAAATACCTTTAAACCTGCGTTACAAATTGATTTTGCTCGTCATAGCTTGGAAAGTGTGCGGATATCTGACAACTTCCAAGATGGCTTGGGAATCTTATATTCTGATCTATATAGTGCTGATGCTGTAAACACAGTTAAAAATTCTGAATTCTCAAACAATAAAGGCAATGGAATAAGTTTTAAGCAATTGGGACTAAAAATCCATAATTctgttattgaaaataataatttggcaGGCATTTATCATGATCAGCGTTTGACTGGACTTCAACAGAGAGAATTGGCTGGTTGGTTTAATATGGCACCTGATTTCAATATAGCAGATTCAAATTATCATCCGATAATGATTCCAGACTATGCAACCGATATTTCGTTGGAAAATGGTGAAACTAGATACATAGTTACGACAAAGTTATTAGGAACAGATATAAAGAAAGTTTACAATATAAGATGTAATCCAGGATACGTTATTGGAATTCAGTTGCTAAATCCAATTCACAACTATTCTACAGAGAGTATTTCAATATATGACTCTCAAAATATGAACACCCAGAGTGATACATGGAACTTAAAAAGAGATTTATCTGTATTTCCTACAACTAGTAATAGTTTTAgtattgtacttacatatgaaAGTGGAAAAGACGCTCACGGAGGAGTCGTGCTAATAGTCAGCACAGTATTAGCACCGGTGCAAGATGTTAAGAATAAGATTGTGAAAGGAGCAACACCAACACTCACTGTGGTGTCAACAAAGATCAAAGGAAATTCAAAAGGAGTccatttgttatattataacagatatttgaatgaaattgGTGAACATTTTTTAAGGAAAGCAAACGAAAGCTTAGTGTTTGTGAATTGTGAAATTGCTCACAATAAAGATGAAgctattttcatacatacaccATTGTGGGATATTCATGAAAGCAATGTATCTGAAATTACAATTATGATCAACAACAGTTTGATTACGGATAATGGTAGAGGCATTTACCAATTTTCAAGAGATTTGAGAAGTTCCAATAATTTGTACCATTATGTATTACAAGATAATTCTATTGAAAGAAATCATTTTGGTGGATTTGAAGTCAATCTACCATATGTTTGGcagtataatgaaaatttcactCATTCAATCTATTCAGATAATAATACCTGGAGACTAAACAACCTCTTCGGAGTGGTAATTGATGGCCACTTCTGTTCAGTGAATATAACAAAGAATCTTTTCTCTGATAATATGTGCAAATCTGGGTTAATATCCATAAGGGGAATGGAGAAAAGTATGAAGATTAGCAGAAATAAAATCGAAAGAAATAACGGACGATACATGGTTGAATTTAAAGCAGATAGTCAGAGTGAAATTTTGGGAGAAGTTAAAgctgtttttaattataatgaagTGCGCTTCAATAAATTTGTTTCTATCTTTTCGCGAGGTTCACATCAAGTCATGGCAGAGCCGACGTACGTTGTCGGATTTGACGGAATACAGAAAGTCAAAATCCGACACAATCTCTTTGGAAATAACGGACTGGACTATAACTTGGTGGCTGGCATTTTGACAGCCAAAATCAACAATTATTTAGATGCCACTGAAAACTATTGGGGATCTGCTGACGATGTTGcaataaaaaagtcaatatttgattttgacgACTGGAATAATCACGCAGTAGCTAAATATTTACCATACCTGCTTGAAGATTCGTTCGATTCTGGCTTGTCTATGTCATTCGATGAGACGAATACTGTAAATATGGAATCTCTAGGTGGAAGATTGcagaaaaatattacaatatacaaaaaagatACACCATATATTATAAAGTCTGATATTACTATTATGTCCGGTTCAACATTGACAATACATCCCGGTGTGGTAATGGAATTTATGCCTAACGTTGGAATTTTAGTTTTGGGCACGCTAGTGGCTCAAGGTAGACCAGGATATGAAATAATCATGAGGCCGTTTACTAATCCTGGTAATATTGAAAGTAGTCACATAGAAAAAAGGCAAACGTTGTACCATTCTTCTAACGAGAGGAACTCACTCCATAAAAGCAAGAGACAATTGGAAAATTTAATCGTTCAAGATTCAATAAGGCTATGCACTGGTAGGAATTGTTCCATAAACGAATATGTGATCAATAAGACTCATGAAGGATTCTTAGAGTATTATAATCATACAACTTTACAATGGGTTCCAATGTGCGATAAAAGATTTACGGAGAGGAATGCTCAAGTCGTATGTAGAGAGTTGGGATACGATCCAATAAATGCATATTTCGATCATGATTATAGAATAGAATTTCATAGCAATTCTTTATCTAGAGTGTGGTCTTGGCCAGAACCGTTGCAATGCAAAGGAACTGAGAGCCACTATGACGATTGCCCGGTACGTTTGAATGGACAGTTGTACGGTCACCGGCATGAATGCAAGTGGAAttcgaaatatgtatttatacattgtGGAATGAGAAATTTGGACAGCAATCAGGAATATTGGGGTGGTGTACGTTTTGCCAACTCtgaatttgaatacaatttataCGAGCATAGAATTCATGATGTGCATACTCACGATACCGTCAAAAAGATTGAAAGTATCATGGAACATGTTCGTATTATTGGTGCTGGAGTATTGCACAATGAAAAGTCACCAGCCATCCAAAGTATTCTGAAGACTCCTAAGATAAATTTCGTGAATATAACTAAATCAGCATATCACGGAATTGATCTATTCTCTCCTAGTGATAACGTTAATCTTATGTTCAACGAAGTAAGAGATTCCTTAGGAGTGGGCACAAATATTATTACCCTAACTGGCGAAGGTAGAGAATCAGACGAGTCAAGTTTTACACCTTTGAAGTCATTAAATTTGCCATATAATTTATTCTCCGTAATCGATATCTGTGATAATTCAAAAGAGATTACTATAGAAGAAAGAgttcttatatattataaatatgataacAATCCTGTGAATTGTGTGAAGATAATCAACAGTATGTATCGCGTGAAGCCATTCGGTTTGAGATTCTTACAGTTTAATTTGTTCAACCATTCCGAGATATACGGAAagcacgattcgatcacattgTACGACGGAGATATCTACAACGTATCAGCTCCGGTCATAGCTCATTTGGAAAATGGATCACCGCTCGAGAAGAAGCTGTTTAAGAGCACCGGACCGAGTATCAGCATAAAGATGTTCACCAACGGTGCCTCGTCTATTCACGGTTTTATCGCTGAAATTGTGACACTTCCAATATCGGCCATTGGTTTCA GCCGAGACGTACAACATAATATTTCATTCGGAGTGTACGACAACAACAGACAAGGTGCCATAAACTATCATTCCGTCGGTGAAGTAAATCCCATTATTACCAtggataaaaatcaatttatcaaCAATTGCGAAAAATTATATGGAAACTTTTCAACATGTCAAGCAAGCGTCTATTTTGACATACAAAATACTCAAACGCTATTTTTCCGA AGCAATTTATTACGTAGTAATGAAGGTGGTCTATTTATTCGAGCCGATTCCAGAGGTTCCGCTACTTCACTTAAAGGATGGATACACAATAATCTGTTTTACGATAATCATAATTTGCCTGCACTTCAAATAGAAG GTCGTCAATCATCGCCTTATCAAGAAGTAATAATATACAGAAATTATTTCACTCGCAATAAAACTCCATTTAAAGATGTGATCGTATTGAGACAAGTCGTGTCTAACTTTACGATGAATTACGTTCATTCGAATATTGGCCAACGTATTTTAGAAGTTTCTGGATTCGATAAAGTGCGGCTGCCAATTTATCAGACAACGTCGCATAATGGTTTTTATAG aaATTATGCTTTAGATGTTGAAGGTAGAGCTACTGTCGTAGCCGGTACAGCTGGTCAGCACTATGTTCATAATATCTTCTTCAATCCTGATAACGATTATGAAATGATAACTGTCAACAAGTCTTT ATTCATTGACACTAATCCCAATACAATGAg CAATTTGGATCTTTGGAGAACACGTATCGACGCCTCACATAATTACTGGAGTTATAACGAAACTTATGCAGTGAGCGGTCGCATTCGAGATCGTTCCGACAATCCTGAATTGTTGGAAGTAGAGTTCCAACCGTTTTATATGAACAACAAAACAGTTCTTAATGGAAAATGCCCTCCAGGATGGGATTTAGTCGGTGACacttgttatatgtatgtcggAGCACCAATGAGTTTCCACGAAGCTAGACAATTTTGCAGC TCTGATAATGCATCTTTGCCGTATGTATCAAGCAACCACTTCGCTCTATGGCAATTCTTGCGCATGCAAAATCAATGGTATGAATATGGTGATAAAGTTTGGGTCCAACATATTGACCATATTACAAAGTGTACAGTTTTTACCTTTCGATCAATTGAAGTTGATGACTGTCAACGAAAGAATCCTTTCATTTGCGAAATAg ATCCTAAGATTGTAATCGATCCTCTATCATGGACTGACGATACTGTTACTATAGCCGTTATTGGTGTTCTGGGAGCTGCCATAATATTTATTGCTGCTGCAATAGCTTGCTGGTATACTAAATCCAAACACAG ACACGTTCAAAGATTAGAAAGACGTAATTCAATTCGACAATCTTTACATTCAGTAAGATCTATAGCAAGTATGAACGGAGGATTTTCAGATAGTAGTTATAGACGTAAAGGCCCATTG agtaCACGTTCTACTGACACTCTTACGAAAAATTCTGACTATAAGAAAATGTTGTCTTCTTCATATTCAATGGATTCCGTCGAGAAGAGTCAATTCAACTCATCGTTGGATGACAATCAGAGTTACGACGTATATGAAGCTCACAATCCGAATCCGATGACGGCAAAACCAGTACAACATTCTACATTCAAAAGAGAATCACCGAAGTACTCTCTGCCGATCACAAATTCAAATCCGATGTTCGAGCTGTCGTTCAGAAATGACGGCTTCAAAGATAATTTTACACTGCCGAGTCAGAATCCATCGATGAACACATTGCTCACTGAAGAAACACCAATAATCCATCACAGAGAAGGTGATTTTAGTCAAGACACCACATTCAGAGATGAGGATACAATGACTCCGCATAGTGATCTGCAATATTATAATTCAGACACGCTTCCATTACGTAGCAACATTGGAAAATCTGATGATACTTTAGATATTAAACAAGAAattgatgatgataataaatatatgtacaataatcaATATGGTGCTCCAATGTACGGCGAACAGCCAAAGTTGTCGTTcttaaaggaattgaaacacagAAGGCCAGAAGCTCCACCGAAGCCACAAGCTCAACCGACCAGCTTCGGTCAAAGAAAGAATATAGCCG GTGATAGATTTTATGAAGATAATTTGCCAAGTCCACCGTTGCCGTCCCATTATGAGTCTTTAAACTCGAATAACAACCATGCTCCAAAGCCTGTGCCTTTCAATGGAAATGGTGATGTTGATCATACGAGAGGGATGCCAAAAAGTAGATCAAAAAGTGAAGCTTTACTCGAAACGAATTTTGACATAGATGAAAATGAGGAAAACGGGAATGCGTATAATCCGATTACAGAAGCAAGCCGTAGCAAGAGTCAGCCATTGGAGACTTCGATGTAA
- the Rsf1 gene encoding repressor splicing factor 1 — MGENYGGGGARDEEGGVVYVGGLADTVKKEDLEKEFKDCGKMKSVWVAFNPPGFAFIEFENQGDAEDACFRYNGTEMLGSKIKVELSRRRSRKDRNFRGGRGGMGGGGGYRGGSRGGGGGFMGGSGGGGGGGGGGGGYQNGRDSSSFRGGRGGWSRGFDRDSYGGGGGGGRGRGRGGGGGGGGYGGSRDYGSREGYGNSGGYNGGGSRFRSRSPTSRGSRRDFNDAKGAGGGYSQHETFDRY; from the exons ATGGGTGAAAACTATGGTGGGGGGGGCGCGAGGGATGAAGAAGGTGGGGTCGTTTACGTTGGGGGCCTCGCAGACACAGTAAAAAAAGAAGATCTAGAGAAAGAGTTCAAAGACTGCGGCAAAATGAAATCAGTGTGGGTAGCTTTCAACCCTCCCGGCTTTGCATTCATTGAATTCGAAAACCAGGGCGACGCAGAAGACGCTTGCTTCCGATACAACGGCACAGAGATGCTGGGTTCCAAAATAAAAGTAGAGCTGTCGCGGCGGCGCTCCCGCAAAGACAGAAACTTCCGAGGGGGCCGCGGAGGCATGGGAGGCGGCGGAGGTTACCGCGGCGGGTCTCGCGGGGGCGGAGGGGGATTCATGGGTGGCAGCGGAGGAGGCggcggtggtggtggtggcggCGGAGGCTACCAGAACGGTCGCGACAGTAGTAGTTTCCGCGGTGGCCGGGGAGGGTGGAGTCGCGGCTTCGACAGAGACTCATACGGGGGTGGCGGAGGAGGCGGTAGAGGCCGCGGACGagggggtggtggtggtggtggtggctaTGGAGGTAGCAGAGACTATGGATCACGAGAAGGCTATGGAAACAGTGGAGGCTATAACGGTGGAGGCTCCCGTTTCCGATCACGTTCACCTACAAGCAGAGGAAG taGACGAGATTTCAATGATGCAAAGGGAGCCGGCGGCGGTTATTCACAGCATGAGACATTCGACCGGTATTAG